One region of Endozoicomonas sp. Mp262 genomic DNA includes:
- the folP gene encoding dihydropteroate synthase translates to MSKGFELNCGGKLLDLSRPRVMGVLNVTPDSFYAGSRCSSLDHTLQRAEDMINSGADILDVGGESTSKMVQRFGYVGDNNRYVGGQLAEQDQADTASCQQELERVIPVVEALAKRFDCVVSVDTSSALAIKEAALAGAGMINDIRALQRPGALDAAAATELPVILMHSLIDHPEPGFVPHYNDVMTEVLDYLKERVQCCEQVGIDKQRLIIDPGFGGGLFGKNPGYDLSMLKHFEGFHELDLPVLAGMSRKSFIGATLNKGPDERLAGSLAVALMAVQAGAHILRVHDVAETCDILRMVEAVRMAV, encoded by the coding sequence ATGAGCAAGGGCTTTGAGCTGAACTGTGGTGGCAAATTACTGGATCTAAGTCGACCCCGGGTAATGGGCGTTCTTAATGTGACACCGGATTCGTTTTATGCAGGCAGTCGCTGTAGCAGTCTTGATCATACCTTGCAGCGAGCTGAGGACATGATCAATAGCGGCGCTGATATTCTTGATGTGGGGGGTGAGTCAACCAGTAAAATGGTTCAGCGTTTTGGTTATGTTGGTGACAATAACCGCTATGTGGGTGGCCAGCTTGCTGAGCAAGATCAAGCGGATACGGCTTCCTGTCAGCAGGAACTGGAGAGGGTGATACCTGTGGTTGAGGCGCTGGCAAAACGATTTGATTGTGTGGTTTCAGTGGATACCAGTTCAGCCCTTGCTATCAAAGAAGCAGCCCTGGCAGGTGCTGGTATGATTAATGATATCCGTGCACTTCAGCGGCCAGGTGCCCTTGATGCGGCGGCGGCAACGGAGCTGCCGGTAATCCTTATGCACTCATTGATTGATCATCCTGAGCCGGGTTTTGTACCTCATTATAATGACGTGATGACTGAGGTGCTGGACTATCTTAAAGAACGGGTTCAGTGCTGTGAGCAGGTGGGCATAGACAAACAGCGACTGATTATTGATCCCGGTTTTGGTGGGGGGCTTTTTGGTAAGAACCCCGGCTATGACCTGAGTATGCTAAAGCACTTTGAAGGTTTTCATGAGCTTGACCTTCCGGTTCTGGCAGGAATGTCGCGAAAGTCTTTTATCGGTGCAACCCTTAATAAAGGCCCTGATGAGCGCCTGGCTGGTAGTTTGGCTGTGGCACTAATGGCTGTTCAGGCAGGAGCTCATATTCTCAGGGTTCATGATGTGGCTGAAACTTGTGATATTCTTCGGATGGTCGAGGCGGTGAGAATGGCTGTATAG
- the glmM gene encoding phosphoglucosamine mutase, protein MARKYFGTDGIRGKVGEFPVTPDFVLKLGWAAGKVLAAEGQGKVVIGKDTRISGYMFESALEAGLSAAGIDVVLTGPMPTPAIAYLTRTFNGQAGIVISASHNPYYDNGIKFFAGDGTKLPDDVELRIEELLEGEIDVVESAQLGKVSRLNDAAGRYIEYCKASTAPQLDLSGLKLVVDAGHGATYQVGAAVFRELGAEVIALGCEPDGLNINKGCGSTCPDLLAEKVRETDADLGIAFDGDGDRVIMVDNQGCIVDGDELLFIIAVCRKQRGVLKGGVVGTLMTNLGMEKALERQGIPFARAKVGDRYVNELMLARDWELGGESSGHIICRDVSTTGDGIVAALQILKAMKLADKSLSELKLGMSKYPQTMINVRVEKHQDISIIPAISEAVSASEAELAGRGRVLLRPSGTEPVIRVMVEGENASEVQKHARQLVKVVEKELA, encoded by the coding sequence ATGGCACGTAAATATTTTGGTACTGATGGTATCCGGGGTAAGGTGGGGGAGTTTCCCGTGACTCCAGATTTTGTCCTCAAGCTGGGCTGGGCGGCGGGTAAAGTTCTCGCTGCTGAAGGCCAGGGAAAGGTAGTGATTGGCAAAGATACCCGTATCTCTGGATATATGTTTGAATCTGCTCTGGAGGCGGGGTTGTCAGCTGCCGGGATTGATGTAGTGCTTACCGGGCCTATGCCTACTCCAGCCATTGCCTATTTGACCCGAACTTTTAATGGGCAGGCGGGTATTGTGATTAGCGCTTCTCATAATCCTTATTATGACAACGGCATCAAGTTTTTTGCTGGTGACGGAACTAAGTTGCCTGATGATGTGGAGTTGCGCATAGAGGAACTGCTGGAAGGAGAAATCGATGTGGTTGAATCAGCACAGCTGGGCAAGGTAAGTCGTTTAAATGATGCAGCAGGACGCTATATTGAGTACTGCAAGGCCAGCACTGCGCCGCAGCTGGATTTGTCAGGACTCAAGCTGGTTGTGGATGCCGGGCATGGTGCAACTTACCAGGTGGGTGCGGCCGTATTCAGGGAATTAGGAGCAGAGGTCATTGCCCTTGGTTGTGAACCGGATGGGTTGAATATCAATAAGGGCTGTGGTTCAACCTGTCCTGACCTCTTGGCGGAAAAAGTGCGTGAAACCGACGCAGATCTCGGCATTGCTTTTGATGGTGATGGCGACCGGGTGATTATGGTGGACAACCAGGGTTGTATTGTTGATGGCGACGAGTTGCTGTTTATTATTGCCGTGTGTCGTAAGCAGCGGGGCGTTCTGAAAGGCGGTGTTGTTGGTACCTTGATGACTAACCTGGGGATGGAGAAAGCGCTGGAGAGACAGGGTATTCCTTTTGCCCGGGCCAAGGTGGGAGACCGTTATGTTAATGAGCTGATGCTTGCCAGGGATTGGGAGCTGGGGGGCGAGTCCTCCGGACATATTATCTGCCGCGATGTATCTACCACAGGAGATGGCATTGTTGCGGCACTTCAGATTCTTAAGGCAATGAAATTAGCGGATAAAAGCCTGAGTGAACTAAAACTGGGAATGAGTAAATACCCACAAACCATGATTAATGTACGGGTGGAAAAGCATCAGGATATTTCCATTATTCCGGCAATTAGCGAAGCAGTGAGTGCATCAGAGGCTGAGCTTGCCGGACGTGGTCGGGTATTGCTGAGGCCTTCTGGCACAGAACCCGTCATCAGGGTTATGGTTGAGGGTGAAAATGCTTCTGAAGTACAAAAGCACGCCCGGCAGCTGGTTAAAGTGGTAGAAAAAGAGCTTGCTTGA
- the arcC gene encoding carbamate kinase, which translates to MLLVIALGGNAILQRNQPLEAHLQRENIRIAAESIARVALKHQVVLTHGNGPQVGLLALMNQAYKEVQAYPLDALGAQTQGMIGFMFEQELRNYMPGRKVCTVSTQTIVNTDDTAFKNPDKFVGPVYTREEAEVLSESHTDWTIRQDGNYYRRVVPSPQPKEVLELPSLKHIVGSGDITVICGGGGGIPVTRDATGKLVGVEAVVDKDRASAVLAEGLNADGLILLTDVPAVETNYGQPDSKKIRSATPDAFEKFPFAAGSMGPKVESVCRFVRSGGKFAAIGALDKAAEIITRDSGTFVEAKVEGGIGYY; encoded by the coding sequence ATGCTGCTTGTAATCGCCCTCGGTGGCAACGCTATCCTGCAAAGAAACCAACCTCTGGAAGCCCACCTACAACGGGAAAATATCCGTATTGCCGCCGAGTCAATCGCCAGGGTTGCCCTCAAGCATCAGGTGGTATTAACTCATGGTAATGGTCCCCAGGTGGGGTTGTTAGCACTTATGAATCAGGCCTATAAAGAGGTTCAGGCCTATCCCCTTGACGCCTTGGGCGCGCAAACCCAGGGAATGATTGGCTTTATGTTTGAGCAGGAACTTCGAAACTATATGCCTGGTCGCAAGGTATGCACAGTATCCACTCAAACTATTGTCAACACAGACGACACCGCCTTTAAGAACCCGGATAAATTTGTAGGGCCGGTATATACCCGGGAAGAGGCCGAGGTACTCAGTGAATCCCATACCGACTGGACTATTAGGCAAGACGGCAACTATTACCGCCGGGTGGTTCCCTCCCCGCAGCCAAAGGAAGTGCTTGAACTACCTTCACTGAAACATATCGTTGGCTCTGGTGATATTACGGTTATATGCGGAGGAGGTGGTGGTATTCCGGTCACCAGGGATGCAACAGGAAAACTGGTTGGCGTGGAGGCTGTGGTTGATAAAGACAGGGCTTCGGCAGTTCTGGCTGAAGGCCTTAATGCCGATGGTCTGATTCTATTAACCGATGTGCCCGCCGTGGAAACCAACTATGGCCAGCCGGATTCAAAGAAAATTCGTTCAGCCACACCTGATGCTTTTGAGAAGTTCCCGTTTGCTGCTGGCAGTATGGGCCCAAAAGTAGAGTCCGTCTGTCGTTTTGTTCGCTCTGGAGGAAAATTTGCAGCAATAGGCGCACTGGACAAAGCGGCAGAAATTATTACCCGCGATTCAGGCACATTTGTTGAAGCTAAAGTGGAAGGAGGAATTGGTTATTACTAG